In Henriciella litoralis, the genomic window AGCCGGGAAGGCGGGTGGTTAGGTCGCCACCGAAATTCTCGCCCACGAGGCCCATATGGCGCTCATTGTGGAATTTCTTGCCGTCGAATGTGGCGATGCCACAGGCTTCCTGTCCGCGATGCTGGAGGGCGTGAAGGCCTAGGGCGACGAGAAGAGAGGCTTCGGGGTGGTTGAAGACCCCAACAATGCCGCACTCTTCGCGAGGCTTGTCGTCGTCATGGTCCCAGAACATTGACACCTCGCTGTCACAACTTGACTGCGAGGTATGGCCAGCATCAGGATTCGTCAAGTGGTGAGCGCTGCTGAGCGCGCTGTCCAATCTCAGGCGCATGCGTTTCGACGTACACCGCACCCTCCTCCAGGATAGGATAGGTCTGGGCTGTGCGGATCCATTCCGGGATGCGGTCATGGTCGAGGGCCATGCGCATCAGGAAGACAAAAAAGACCAGAACGATCGCGCCGCGCAGAAAGCCAAAGATAGCTCCGGCAAACCGGTCGAAGATGCTGACGCCGTCAGCGCCTTGAATGGATTTCGACAGGTTCGCGCCAAACCAGGCGACCACGACATAGACGATCAGAAAGGCGCCAACGAACAGGATGAGATCTGGCATCCAGGTGGCCGTGCCTTCTGGTAGCACCTGTGCAAGTGGATCACGCAGATAGAGGCGGGCATAGTAGGCTGCCGCGAGTGCGGCGATAAACGCGCCAAGGGTTGCCAGTTCGCGCATGAAGCCGCGTGCTAAGGCCATCAGCGTCGACAGGATCAAGAGAATGACCACAATCGCGTCAAAGGCTGTAAGGGCATCCATCATGCGTCTGGTTCCAGACCAAGTAATTCTACAAGCTCAGATAGGCGCGACACGCTGGTCACGGTCAACCCTTCCGGGGCCGACGAACTGCCATCTGGCACAAATGCGTGCTGAAAGCCAAGTCGCTGGGCTTCCTTGAGGCGCTGATCCATGCGGGCGACAGGCCGGATTGCGCCGGAAAGGGCGATTTCTCCGAAGAAGACCGACTTTTCGGGGGCAGGCTTGTCCGCAAGTGACGTTAAAAGCGCAGCCGCCGCGGCAAGGTCGCCGGCAGGCTCAGTTATACGGTAGCCGCCCGCCACGGAGAGATAGACGTCCCGGCCGCCGAGGGACACGCCGCAGCGCGCTTCGAGGACTGCCAGCACCATGGCGAGACGGTTGGCGTCCCAGCCGACAATGCTGCGCCGCGGCGTACCATAGGCGGATGCGCTGACCAGGGCCTGAACTTCTGCCAGAACAGGCCGCGAGCCTTCCATGGCGCCAAATACGGCTGCGCCGCCGGTTTCACCTGAATCAGACGACAGGAAGAGGGCGGAAGGTTCGCGCGCCGGGGCGAGGCCAAACTGATGCATCTCGAAGATGCCGATCTCGTCGGTCGGACCGAACCGGTTCTTCACGGCGCGCAGGATGCGGAACTGGTGGCCGCGTTCGCCCTCAAAATAGAAGACGGTGTCGACCATATGTTCGACGACGCGAGGGCCAGCGATCTGGCCTTCTTTCGTGACGTGGCCAACCAGGATGAGGGCGGCCCCGGACTTCTTGGCCCATCGCGTCAGCTCCTGTGCGCACGCCCGGACCTGCGCGACAGAGCCGGGGGCGGCTTCTAGACTGTCGGACCACATGGTCTGGATCGAGTCGATCACGACAAAGTCAGGCTTGGCCGTTTTCAGCGAGGCGAGAACTTTGCGGAGGTCTGTCTCAGTGGCGAGGTCAACCGGGCTTTCGGCGACCTTCAGGCGGCGCGCCCTGTCCTGGATCTGGG contains:
- a CDS encoding CvpA family protein, which gives rise to MMDALTAFDAIVVILLILSTLMALARGFMRELATLGAFIAALAAAYYARLYLRDPLAQVLPEGTATWMPDLILFVGAFLIVYVVVAWFGANLSKSIQGADGVSIFDRFAGAIFGFLRGAIVLVFFVFLMRMALDHDRIPEWIRTAQTYPILEEGAVYVETHAPEIGQRAQQRSPLDES
- the radA gene encoding DNA repair protein RadA, encoding MARSSTAFTCQSCGAVHPKWSGRCEACGEWNTLVEETVSAAPGGLAAPKSLSRKAGAKVEFTALNETTEAPPRHIIGVDELDRVFGGGLVPSSATLIGGDPGIGKSTLLLQVAARLARNGLKTVYVSGEEAAAQIQDRARRLKVAESPVDLATETDLRKVLASLKTAKPDFVVIDSIQTMWSDSLEAAPGSVAQVRACAQELTRWAKKSGAALILVGHVTKEGQIAGPRVVEHMVDTVFYFEGERGHQFRILRAVKNRFGPTDEIGIFEMHQFGLAPAREPSALFLSSDSGETGGAAVFGAMEGSRPVLAEVQALVSASAYGTPRRSIVGWDANRLAMVLAVLEARCGVSLGGRDVYLSVAGGYRITEPAGDLAAAAALLTSLADKPAPEKSVFFGEIALSGAIRPVARMDQRLKEAQRLGFQHAFVPDGSSSAPEGLTVTSVSRLSELVELLGLEPDA